GATGTCGTTCACGATGACGCCGGACACGACGTCGTTTTCCTTCATCAAGCCAACGCACTTGCAGTAGTTGGCCATGACCGCGCCGAGCTCGGAAGCCGTCTGCGCGAGGTTGACTGCGAGGCGCGAATCGTCGAACTGACCATCGTGGTAAATGACGCCGCCGATCAAATTTTTTTGCTCCACGGTCGGGATCTGCTTGATGGTTTCTTCGCGGCTTAAATGGCGCGAAGGCGCGAGGCCCAGCTTGCCGGCCAGTTGGTCGTAGACCTTCATGCCGATGCCGTAAAACGGGCCCTCCCACCAGGAGTAGTTCGGGATCACGAACGACTGCGAGTGTACGAGGTGCGGCGCATTGCGGGTCAGGCGGCCGCGTTCGCGCAAGGCTTCGAGCACGAGTGAGACGTTGCCTTGTTGCAGGTAACGCACGCCACCGTGCACGAGCTTGGTCGAGCGGCTGGACGTGCCTTTGGCGAAGTCGGCCTGTTCAAAAAGCGCGACGCTGTGGCCGCGGGCGGCGGCGTCGACTGCGGCACCGAGGCCGGATGCCCCGCCGCCGATGATGACCACATCGAACGGCTCACTGGCGTTGCGGATGCGGTTGATTGAGCTATTGCGATTCATGAGAATCTTTCGTTGTTGATTGAATGATCGTGTATGAGGCGAGTCTTAGAAATCGATGACGTTGCGCACGCCGACGAGGTAAACGGGATCACGCGCGGCATTGCCGTTGGGGTTCACGACCACCTGGAAATCCGGCTGCACGGTGAACCATGGCGTCACGCGCGCCTTGTAAGTGACTTCGACCGTGAACTCGTTGCCGGACGAATCATAGCCCGGCGCGGCGAGCGAGTTTGAATAGTCGTCGCTGAGCCAAGCGGCGATGAGTCCCACGCCTGCTTCGTCAATCGGCCGCGCTTCAAACGGGCCAATTGCGCGGATCATCGCCGTGGTTTCAAAGTGGTAAACATTCACCTCTTCCTTCGGCGCATAGTTCAGCGAAAACGAGGCGTCCACATGACGTTCGCCGGAATCGTTGAGGTTCCAAATCGTCTGCCCGACGTTGGCGTAAAACAAGGTGTTGCCGCGGCTGCGGTTGGCGGAGTTGACCTCGTCAAACGTGCCGAAGTTGTGGTGCAGACCAGCCTTGGCGTAGCCCGGATACTCGTCGCCAAAATCGTAGCCAACTTCGCCAGCGATCGCAACCGGGCCGTCCCAGGTAAAGTCCGTGCCGATGTCGTCAAAGATGATTGCGTTCAGATTGTTCGAGTTGAATACACCACCTTTGAAATACAGGCCAGCGGCGTCGGTGTCCTCAAACGGACGCAGCGTGACCACCGCACCCAATTGCTGCGCGGGGTCAAACGGCAAACCGGCGGCGAAGAGCAAGTTGGGAATGTAAACGAGCTCATCGTTCATAAACGTGCCGCCGTAGGGCTGCGCACCGAAGTTGCCCACGCCGTCGACCTTGCCCACACGGTAAGTCACGAAGTTATCGAAGAGCGATTGCTCGAACCAGATGTTCGCAAATCGCGTGGTATCGACGCCTTCAATCGAGCTGGGATTCGTCAACACGCCAAAGCGACTGCGGTTGTAATTTTTGCCATATTGCGAGACGCCACCCACGGAGACTTTGGCGTTTGGCAAGCCCACGAGTTTGTCGAGGTCGAGGTTGATCGTGGCGCGGGCGCGTCCAAAATACGTGCCGCCACTGGCGAGGGCGCCGGCGATGTCGTCGTAGTAATCGAAGGTGTTGTTGAAGTCGAAGCTCACGCCTTCGTCTTCGAGGTCGGTGCGCACGCCATACCAGTCACCCAGCATGTGATCGCGGGTGAAGAAGTCCTGGTCGTCGGCGGCGGCGCTGCCGACGAATGTCGCCAGGCAGGCCATGGGAATTAGATGTTTTTTCATGGGTGGGGTGTTGGGGGTTGGGTTGCCAGCGGGCCGGTTTTATTCCTCCCAGGCTTTGGCGCGTTCGAGGGCCTTGTTCCAGCCGAGGCGCAGGGTGTCCATGTCTTTGGGGTCGCGCTCCGAATCGTATTTTTCGTCCACGAGCCAGTTGTTGGTAATGTCGTCGCGGCTCTTCCAATAACCAACGGCGAGACCGGCGAGATACGCGGCCCCCATGGCGGTAGTTTCGGTGTTTTTCGGGCGGACGACTTGCTTGCCAAGTAGGTCGGCTTGGAACTGCAAGAGTGGGTCGCTGCGCGAGGCACCGCCATCGACGCGGAGCTCCTTCAGGTTTAGCCCGGAGTCTTTCTCCATGCAGGTGATCAGATCGGCGCTTTGGAAAGCAATGGCTTCCAGCGCAGCGCGGCAAATGTGCGCGCGGTTCGTACCACGGCTGATGCCTAGCGCGGCACCGCGGGCATAGGGGTCCCAGTGAGGCGCGCCGAGGCCGGCGAAGGCGGGCACGAGAAACAGTCCACCGGCGTCGGGCACCGTGGCCGCCAATTCATCCAGCTCTTGCGCGGTGCGGACCATCTGCAGCTCGTCACGAATCCACTGCACCACGGCACCCCCGATGAAGACCGAGCCCTCCAGCGCATACTCCGTGCGGTCGCCAATTTTCCAGGCGACGGTGGTCAGCAAGTTGTTCTTGGAACGCGGGATTTCCGTGCCGGTATTCATCAGCAGGAAGCAGCCCGTGCCGTAGGTGTTCTTTGCCATGCCCGGAGTGAAACAGGCCTGGCCGAACAGCGCGGCTTGCTGGTCACCCGCGACGCCCGCGATGGGGATGCCGCCGAGCGGAAGCTTCGCGTCGACCTTGCCATAGACCTCGGAGCACGAGCGCACCTCGGGCAGCATGTTGCGTGGGATGTCAAACAGCTCTAGCAGCTCGTCGTCCCAGTCACCGGTTTCGAGATTGTAGAGGAGGGTGCGGCACGCGTTCGTGACATCGGTCATGTGGACCTTGTGGCCGGTCAGTTGCCAGATGAGCCAGCTGTCGACGGTGCCAAAGAGCAGCTT
This is a stretch of genomic DNA from Cerasicoccus sp. TK19100. It encodes these proteins:
- a CDS encoding carbohydrate porin, which gives rise to MKKHLIPMACLATFVGSAAADDQDFFTRDHMLGDWYGVRTDLEDEGVSFDFNNTFDYYDDIAGALASGGTYFGRARATINLDLDKLVGLPNAKVSVGGVSQYGKNYNRSRFGVLTNPSSIEGVDTTRFANIWFEQSLFDNFVTYRVGKVDGVGNFGAQPYGGTFMNDELVYIPNLLFAAGLPFDPAQQLGAVVTLRPFEDTDAAGLYFKGGVFNSNNLNAIIFDDIGTDFTWDGPVAIAGEVGYDFGDEYPGYAKAGLHHNFGTFDEVNSANRSRGNTLFYANVGQTIWNLNDSGERHVDASFSLNYAPKEEVNVYHFETTAMIRAIGPFEARPIDEAGVGLIAAWLSDDYSNSLAAPGYDSSGNEFTVEVTYKARVTPWFTVQPDFQVVVNPNGNAARDPVYLVGVRNVIDF
- the glpK gene encoding glycerol kinase GlpK, coding for MKNEQFILAFDQGTTSSRSIIFDQSGTIRSIAQKEFRQIYPQSGWVEHDAMEIWSSQSATAVEALSRMDLTADSIAAIGVTNQRETTIVWNRETGKPVYNAIVWQDRRTADYCRELRNAGHEERVSQLTGLRIDPYFSGTKIRWILENVKGARELAEQGKLLFGTVDSWLIWQLTGHKVHMTDVTNACRTLLYNLETGDWDDELLELFDIPRNMLPEVRSCSEVYGKVDAKLPLGGIPIAGVAGDQQAALFGQACFTPGMAKNTYGTGCFLLMNTGTEIPRSKNNLLTTVAWKIGDRTEYALEGSVFIGGAVVQWIRDELQMVRTAQELDELAATVPDAGGLFLVPAFAGLGAPHWDPYARGAALGISRGTNRAHICRAALEAIAFQSADLITCMEKDSGLNLKELRVDGGASRSDPLLQFQADLLGKQVVRPKNTETTAMGAAYLAGLAVGYWKSRDDITNNWLVDEKYDSERDPKDMDTLRLGWNKALERAKAWEE